From the Rhinatrema bivittatum chromosome 7, aRhiBiv1.1, whole genome shotgun sequence genome, one window contains:
- the PLA2G1B gene encoding phospholipase A2: MFQLLVLILAVSPIAAVPPSRALWQFWNVLKCTIPDCKPIQQYNQYGCYCGVGGRGNPKDELDRCCQIHDHCYEAANQIENCSGLLEKPYINIYSYTCSGTSVTCKSDNTLCEMHICECDRQAAICFSNAPYNEENKNLDKNKFC; encoded by the exons TAAGCCCCATCGCTGCTGTTCCCCCTTCAAGAGCTCTGTGGCAGTTCTGGAATGTTCTCAAGTGCACTATTCCTGACTGCAAGCCTATACAGCAGTACAACCAGTATGGCTGCTACTGTGGCGTTGGGGGAAGAGGAAATCCAAAAGATGAACTGGACAG ATGTTGTCAGATCCATGATCATTGCTATGAAGCTGCTAATCAAATTGAAAACTGTTCAGGACTGTTGGAAAAGCCCTATATAAATATCTATTCATACACCTGCTCTGGAACTTCTGTTACCTGTAAAA GTGATAACACCCTCTGTGAAATGCACATCTGCGAGTGTGACAGGCAGGCTGCTATCTGCTTTTCAAATGCCCCCTacaatgaagaaaacaagaactTAGACAAGAATAAATTTTGCTAA